The following are encoded together in the Oncorhynchus nerka isolate Pitt River linkage group LG23, Oner_Uvic_2.0, whole genome shotgun sequence genome:
- the slc29a3 gene encoding equilibrative nucleoside transporter 3, with amino-acid sequence MMADGTESLQASVNSYWAASPIHASAMSDEETEGQDTDEIDRAPLLPKQHHAGPPGATGRPLASRHCPEDSYCMVYMIFFLLGIGSLLPWNFFITAKHYWTYKLSNNTDGHGEEPRSDLSEYFESYLAIASTVPSVLCLVLNYLLVNRLSPAVRILSSLLIILAVFIVTTVMVKVDSSGCREQFFFGTLASVAMVSGASNLFSGSVFGISGHFPMRISQALISGQAMGGTISAVASIVDLAAAKDVTDSALAYFLTADVFILFCILMYLLLPKLDYSRHYMLAAEYNKSGSIPEPRGEADGLEGAPASTVSSVSIPPLKPILQKTWLLGLCVFYVFFISIMVFPAVSSGIQSVNQKSGSPWTTTYFTPITSFFLYNVADFCGRQATAWLQVPGPTSRVLPALVLSRTVLVPLLMFCNYQPRDHLHTVLFSHDLFPVFFICLLGITNGYLGTLPMIYGPKVVPRDLAEPAGVVMSFFLTLGLAVGSAFSVLIVHFI; translated from the exons ATGATGGCTGATGGTACAGAGTCTCTACAGGCCAGTGTAAACTCCTACTGGGCAGCTTCTCCCATCCACGCCTCCGCTATGTCTGACGAGGAGACCGAGGGACAGGACACTGATGAG ATAGACAGGGCCCCTCTCCTGCCCAAGCAGCACCATGCAGGACCCCCGGGGGCCACGGGGCGGCCCCTAGCCTCCCGCCACTGTCCAGAAGACTCCTACTGTATGGTGTACATGATCTTCTTCCTGTTGGGCATCGGCTCCCTGCTCCCCTGGAACTTCTTCATTACAGCTAAACACTACTGGACCTACAAGCTGAGCAATAATACTGACGGGCACGGAGAGGAGCCGCGCTCAGAccttagt GAGTACTTTGAGAGCTATCTGGCCATCGCCTCTACTGTGCCTTCGGTcctctgtctggtcctcaacTACCTACTAGTTAACAG gttgTCCCCAGCGGTGCGTATCCTGTCGTCTCTGCTCATCATCTTGGCTGTGTTCATAGTGACCACGGTCATGGTCAAG gtggattCCTCTGGTTGTAGAGAGCAGTTCTTCTTTGGGACTTTAGCCAGTGTTGCTATGGTCAGTGGGGCGTCCAACCTCTTCTCTGGCTCTGTGTTCGGGATCAGTGGGCATTTTCCCATGAGGATATCACAGGCACTCATATCAG gccAGGCTATGGGTGGTACTATCAGTGCAGTAGCCTCCATAGTGGACTTGGCAGCAGCTAAAGATGTGACTGACAGCGCTCTAGCTTACTTCCTAACGGCTGATGTCTTCATCCTTTTCTGTATCCTCATGTACCTGCTGCTGCCTAAGCTGGATTACTCacg GCACTACATGCTGGCAGCAGAGTACAACAAGTCAGGGTCTATACCAGAGCCCCGCGGTGAGGCGGACGGCCTGGAGGGGGCACCAGCGAGCACGGTCTCCTCCGTGTCCATCCCTCCTCTAAAACCCATCCTTCAGAAGACATGGCTCctgggtctctgtgtcttctacgTCTTCTTCATCTCTATAATGGTGTTCCCTGCCGTCTCCTCTGGGATCCAG tctgttaaccagAAGAGTGGCAGCCCCTGGACAACAACATACTTCACCCCCATCACCAG CTTCTTCCTCTACAACGTGGCTGACTTCTGTGGTCGTCAGGCCACGGCCTGGCTGCAGGTCCCAGGCCCCACCAGTAGAGTCCTCCCCGCCCTGGTCCTCTCCCGGACAGTCCTGGTGCCTCTCCTCATGTTCTGCAACTACCAG CCCAGAGACCACCTTCACACGGTCCTCTTCAGCCAcgacctcttccctgtcttctTCATCTGTCTCCTGGGCATCACCAACGGGTACCTGGGCACCTTGCCCATGATCTACGGACCCAAGGTGGTGCCACGGGATCTGGCAGAGCCCGCAGGCGTGGTCATGAGCTTCTTCCTGACGTTGGGACTGGCTGTGGGATCGGCCTTCTCTGTGTTGATAGTAcacttcatctga